The following coding sequences are from one Dromaius novaehollandiae isolate bDroNov1 chromosome 24, bDroNov1.hap1, whole genome shotgun sequence window:
- the PRDM16 gene encoding histone-lysine N-methyltransferase PRDM16 isoform X5 — translation MKDGGYSLGNMAPSVEEEHTFRCEDCDELFQSKLDLRRHKKYACSSVGSLYETLNEEIKQEGLGDGQVYECKDCERMFPNKYSLEQHMVIHTEEREYKCDQCPKAFNWKSNLIRHQMSHDSGKRFECENCVKVFTDPSNLQRHIRSQHVGARAHACPDCGKTFATSSGLKQHKHIHSTVKPFICEVCHKSYTQFSNLCRHKRMHADCRTQIKCKDCGQMFSTTSSLNKHRRFCEGKNHYNPGGIFAPGLPLTPTSMMDKSKPSPNLNHASLGFNDYFPSRPHPGGLPFTPAPPAFPALAPGFPGIFPPSLYPRPPLLPPTQLLKSPLNHTPDAKLPSPLGNPALPLISAVSNSNQATSGEEKCESSLENSYLEKLKARNSDMSDGSDFEDVNTTTGTDLDTTTGTGSDLDSDAESDRDKTKEKSKQMESKPDFVSSSVSASSTNSTSEIPLFYSQHSFFPPPEEHLLPTTGAANDSIKAIASIAEKYFGPGFMGMQEKKMGSLPYHSMFPFQFLPNFPHSLYPFTERTLNHNLLVKAEPKSPRDLHKVGSTSSESPFDLTTKPKEIKPILPPPKVLPAPASGEEQPLDLSIGNRIRASQNGGREPRKNHIYGERKLMASEVLPKMSQSQLPQQPSLHYAKPSPFFMDPIYSRVEKRKVTDPVGALKEKFLRPSPLLFHPQMSAIETMTEKLESFAAMKADTGTSLQPLPHHPFNFRSPPPTLSDPILRKGKERYTCRYCGKIFPRSANLTRHLRTHTGEQPYRCKYCDRSFSISSNLQRHVRNIHNKEKPFKCHLCNRCFGQQTNLDRHLKKHEHENVPVSQHSGVITNHLGTSASSPNSESDNHALLDEKEDSYFSEIRNFIANSEMNQASTLADKRPEIPDIDGNSQCHGLANEKTEDVDDEDEELEEEDDDSLTGKSQDETVSPTAEPRGTFEDEEDEEPTSLTMSFDHTRRCIEEDEAGLLDLEQMPNFGKGLDLRKAAEEAFEVKDVFNSTLDSETIKQTLYRQAKNQAYAMMLSLSENAPLHTSSQSSLGAWLDMAGAASESGTFNPINHL, via the exons AAGAGCACACGTTTCGCTGCGAGGACTGCGACGAGCTCTTCCAGTCCAAGCTCGACCTGCGGCGACACAAGAAGTACGCCTGCAGCTCGGTGGGCTCGCTCTACGAGACGCTCAACGAGGAGATCAAGCAGGAGGGTCTTGGAGATGGACAGGTCTATGAGTGCAAAGACTGTGAGAGGATGTTCCCCAACAAATACAG CCTGGAGCAGCACATGGTGATCCACACCGAGGAGCGGGAGTACAAGTGCGACCAGTGTCCCAAGGCCTTCAACTGGAAATCGAACCTGATCCGTCACCAGATGTCTCACGACAGCGGGAAGCGATTTGAATGTGAAAACTGCGTTAAG GTGTTTACGGACCCCAGCAACCTCCAGCGGCACATCCGTTCCCAGCACGTCGGCGCGCGAGCCCATGCCTGCCCAGACTGCGGCAAAACCTTTGCCACCTCGTCTGGCCTCAAACAGCACAAGCACATTCACAGTACTGTCAAACCTTTCATAT GTGAGGTCTGTCACAAATCCTACACGCAGTTCTCCAACCTCTGCCGTCACAAGCGGATGCACGCGGACTGTCGCACTCAGATCAAATGCAAGGACTGTGGCCAGATGTTCAGCACTACCTCTTCTCTCAACAAGCACCGGCGCTTCTGCGAGGGCAAGAACCATTACAACCCGGGGGGAATTTTTGCCCCTGGCCTACCCTTAACGCCCACTTCCATGATGGACAAATCCAAGCCCTCTCCCAACCTCAATCACGCCAGCCTGGGTTTTAATGATTATTTTCCGTCCCGTCCACACCCTGGGGGTCTTCCATTCACCCCTGCCCCCCCAGCGTTTCCTGCCCTCGCTCCAGGATTCCCAGGGATTTTCCCACCCTCTCTGTACCCCAGGCCCCCTTTGTTACCGCCCACGCAACTGCTCAAAAGTCCCCTCAACCACACTCCAGACGCGAAGCTTCCAAGCCCCCTGGGGAACCCGGCACTTCCTCTGATTTCTGCGGTGAGCAACAGCAACCAGGCCACTTCAGGAGAGGAGAAATGTGAAAGCAGCCTGGAGAACTCCTATCTGGAGAAGCTAAAAGCCAGGAACAGTGACATGTCAGATGGCAGTGACTTTGAGGATGTCAACACAACCACAGGCACAGATCTGGATACCACTACTGGCACCGGCTCTGACCTGGACAGTGACGCAGAGAGCGACAGGGACAAAAcgaaagagaaaagcaaacagatgGAGAGCAAGCCGGATTTTGTCAGCAGTTCTGTGTCTGCAAGTTCCACTAACAGCACCAGCGAGATCCCTCTCTTCTATTCTCAGCActccttctttcctcccccaGAAGAGCACCTGCTACCGACCACAGGAGCAGCCAATGACTCTATTAAAGCTATTGCCTCCATTGCGGAGAAATATTTTGGGCCCGGCTTTATGGGGATGCAGGAGAAGAAGATGGGTTCGCTCCCCTATCATTCCATGTTCCCATTTCAGTTCCTCCCCAATTTTCCCCATTCCCTCTATCCGTTTACGGAGCGGACCCTCAATCACAACTTGCTGGTCAAGGCCGAACCAAAGTCACCCAGGGACCTCCACAAAGTAGGCAGCACCAGCTCAGAGTCACCCTTCGATCTCACCACAAAGCCAAAAGAGATTAAGCCAATCTTGCCACCACCTAAGgtcctgccagccccagcctcagggGAAGAACAGCCACTGGATCTAAGCATCGGCAACCGCATCCGAGCCAGTCAGAATGGAGGAAGAGAGCCGCGGAAAAACCACATTTACGGGGAAAGGAAACTAATGGCCAGTGAAGTCCTACCCAAGATGTCTCAGTCTCAGCTGCCTCAGCAACCGTCCCTGCATTATGCTAAGCCATCACCCTTTTTCATGGACCCCATTTACAG CAGGGTGGAGAAGCGGAAGGTGACGGACCCTGTGGGTGCCCTCAAGGAGAAGTTCCTGCGACCCTCCCCGCTGCTCTTTCACCCCCAG ATGTCAGCCATAGAAACGATGACGGAGAAACTGGAGAGTTTTGCAGCCATGAAGGCAGACACTGGCacgtccctgcagcccctcccgCATCACCCTTTCAACTTCCGATCCCCGCCGCCGACGCTCTCCGACCCCATCCTGCGCAAGGGCAAGGAGCGCTACACCTGCAG GTACTGTGGTAAGATCTTCCCGCGCTCAGCCAATCTGACACGGCATCTGCGGACACACACTGGAGAACAGCCCTACAG GTGTAAATACTGTGACAGGTCATTCAGCATTTCCTCCAACCTCCAGCGGCATGTTCGAAACATCCATAACAAGGAGAAGCCATTTAAATGTCACCTGTGTAACCGATGCTTCGGGCAGCAGACCAACTTGGACCGACACCTTAAGAAACACGAACACGAGAACGTTCCAG TGAGCCAGCACTCTGGAGTCATTACAAACCACCTTGGGACCAGTGCCTCTTCCCCAAACTCGGAATCAGACAACCATGCACTTTTAGATGAAAAAGAGGATTCGTATTTCTCTGAAATAAGAAATTTTATTGCAAATAGTGAGATGAATCAAGCATCAACTTTAGCAGATAAAAG GCCAGAAATCCCGGATATTGATGGCAATTCCCAGTGTCATGGATTAGCgaatgagaaaacagaagatgtggatgatgaagatgaagaactggaagaggaagatgatgacAGCCTGACAGGGAAGTCGCAGGATGAAACAGTATCacccaccgcagagccccgaggaACATTTGAAGATGAAGAGGATGAAGAGCCCACATCTCTCACCATGAGCTTTGACCACACCCGAAG GTGTATTGAGGAGGACGAAGCCGGCTTGTTAGATTTGGAGCAGATGCCGAATTTTGGGAAGGGGCTGGATCTTCGCAAAGCAGCCGAGGAAGCATTTGAAGTTAAAGATGTGTTTAATTCCACCTTAGACTCTGAGACAATAAAACAGACTCTGTACAGGCAGGCTAAAAACCAG